In Mongoliitalea daihaiensis, one DNA window encodes the following:
- a CDS encoding histidine kinase, with product MNKHIRIWLTQAKTIWVIGLIWGLLPQVEAQQQITKNFSIAEGLPNNAIRSLFLDSREMLWIGTENGVSVKQNNEFLSFFMEDGLAFNSCWDITEDHHGQVWFGSYGGGVSMFDGNTFHQIKEGLYTPFIRSMHVFGDHVWVGTTNGLNLIHTKTLEVIRVSDSQGDEALNFISGFFEYENRFFYTTYRNGVYEVVPSSAGAYRAELINSLEYIYSIHHDDSLLYIAGREQISQYPLTSFLSTNPTPNYTQSSTNFYKFHQTENFGLLAAGMGLYSPNGGVFGIGSENLNPLNQPLNIKSSNLWSMAYNPRSDILYVGSLDKGLYEINLSKRLLLFESNNHEILGFAGIDTLDVILQSNGLFIQANKMLVSKNEFKRAQARYFKNARSWIPSIEDDFYELNEQLTSREIIFYGLKVNQESYWINSNIGLYEVSKKGSIVRYLPLHTFVFGFTPEGYLIESNPFGGMRIYPDLNSPDRYTHYSTSDPNTPNMLSQIIGKEDRTYFASVFAGLFRLDKNGLFSLKENGVWDVEKIKSIYATTANQLIVGAEFGDIFVIEDGKEFKELLHIPKSKIYGNSIVGVKTYADALFILTEKGVNVYQNGVVKLIDEEQGLRKTLIKSFKIIHETLYLGYEDAYVSIHLPSLLKDTYQSYELKVTKLLVNYEKIKSVENRWFNYHPGNISLKNPPVSISIQVQPHTLLYPEKLQYRYRITSEQEWTPFSRSNEIFLTNLNHGNYSIEIEVFDLHSGKSEYFSLFTIRIMPPIYLEAWFILLVILLLSLLILGIFQIRVAQIREAEAIQRKIAETKIEALRSQMNPHFIFNAINSIQYFILKNDTEKAMDFLSKFSLLIRKTLDNTKNNQIRLSSEIDYLRSYMSVENERMGNRIQWEVSLDESLDPEFIDIPPMLIQPFIENAFVHAFPPAIEQPIIRVSFEKVSMGNITCIIWDNGIGIAPKSQKSHRSRGLELVSERIGLLPKALPEAISIVSKEQFGTEIRVKIPVNTHGPMEKIG from the coding sequence TTGAATAAGCATATTAGAATCTGGCTGACACAAGCAAAAACTATTTGGGTGATTGGACTTATCTGGGGACTACTTCCTCAAGTTGAGGCTCAGCAGCAGATTACCAAAAATTTTTCTATAGCAGAGGGCTTACCAAACAATGCTATCCGCTCACTCTTCCTTGATTCACGCGAAATGCTTTGGATAGGTACAGAAAACGGTGTTTCTGTCAAACAAAACAATGAATTTCTTTCCTTCTTCATGGAGGATGGGCTTGCATTCAATAGCTGTTGGGACATCACAGAAGACCATCATGGACAGGTGTGGTTTGGTAGTTATGGTGGTGGGGTTAGCATGTTTGACGGAAATACATTTCATCAAATAAAAGAAGGCCTCTATACCCCTTTCATACGAAGCATGCATGTATTTGGTGACCATGTATGGGTTGGCACAACCAACGGACTTAATCTTATCCATACAAAAACCTTAGAAGTAATTCGTGTATCCGATAGTCAAGGAGATGAAGCGCTCAACTTCATTTCAGGTTTTTTTGAATACGAAAATCGCTTTTTTTACACTACCTATCGCAATGGCGTATATGAAGTAGTACCATCATCAGCTGGTGCATATCGCGCTGAATTAATTAACTCATTAGAATATATTTACAGCATCCATCACGATGATTCACTACTATATATTGCGGGTAGAGAACAAATCAGCCAATATCCCCTCACGTCTTTTCTATCTACCAATCCAACTCCGAACTATACTCAGAGTAGCACCAATTTTTATAAATTTCACCAAACCGAGAACTTTGGACTCCTAGCGGCTGGAATGGGACTCTATAGTCCAAATGGTGGAGTCTTTGGTATAGGCAGTGAAAATTTAAACCCCTTAAATCAACCATTGAATATTAAGAGTTCCAATCTTTGGTCTATGGCTTATAATCCACGTTCAGATATTTTATATGTAGGAAGCTTGGATAAGGGGTTGTATGAAATCAATTTATCTAAACGGTTACTTTTATTTGAATCCAATAACCATGAGATTTTGGGATTTGCCGGGATCGATACACTGGACGTGATACTTCAAAGTAATGGTCTTTTTATTCAGGCAAACAAGATGCTAGTATCTAAAAATGAGTTCAAACGTGCTCAAGCTAGGTATTTCAAGAATGCTAGATCTTGGATCCCTTCCATTGAGGATGATTTTTATGAATTGAATGAACAGCTAACGTCGAGAGAAATTATTTTTTATGGACTAAAAGTCAATCAAGAATCTTACTGGATTAATAGCAATATTGGTCTATACGAAGTGTCAAAAAAAGGCAGTATTGTCCGTTACCTTCCCCTACACACCTTTGTGTTTGGATTTACGCCGGAGGGTTATCTCATAGAAAGCAACCCCTTTGGAGGTATGCGCATCTACCCTGACCTCAATTCACCTGACAGGTATACCCATTATTCGACCAGTGATCCCAACACTCCCAATATGCTTTCTCAAATCATTGGAAAAGAAGATCGAACTTATTTTGCATCGGTGTTTGCAGGATTGTTCAGACTGGACAAAAATGGATTGTTCTCATTAAAAGAAAACGGCGTATGGGATGTAGAAAAAATCAAAAGCATTTACGCTACTACGGCTAATCAGCTGATTGTTGGGGCGGAATTTGGAGATATTTTTGTAATCGAGGATGGAAAAGAGTTTAAAGAGCTGCTTCACATTCCAAAATCAAAAATTTACGGAAATTCGATTGTAGGAGTAAAAACCTATGCTGATGCACTCTTTATTCTAACTGAAAAGGGAGTAAATGTCTACCAAAATGGAGTGGTCAAACTCATTGATGAAGAACAGGGATTGAGAAAAACACTTATCAAGAGTTTTAAAATTATCCATGAAACTTTGTACTTGGGCTATGAAGACGCCTATGTTAGCATTCATCTACCCTCTTTGTTAAAAGACACGTACCAATCTTACGAACTTAAAGTCACCAAACTATTGGTGAATTATGAGAAAATAAAATCAGTAGAAAACCGATGGTTTAATTATCATCCTGGTAATATCAGCTTAAAAAATCCACCAGTTTCTATTAGTATACAAGTACAGCCACATACATTACTCTATCCAGAAAAGCTCCAATACCGATACAGAATAACTAGCGAACAGGAGTGGACTCCCTTCAGCAGGAGTAATGAAATTTTCCTTACAAACCTGAACCATGGAAATTACTCCATTGAAATCGAGGTTTTCGATCTTCATTCGGGAAAAAGTGAATACTTCTCCTTGTTTACAATTCGAATTATGCCTCCAATATACTTAGAGGCCTGGTTTATTTTACTGGTGATCCTCCTACTAAGCCTGTTGATTCTTGGGATTTTCCAAATCAGAGTCGCTCAAATCAGGGAAGCTGAGGCTATACAAAGGAAGATTGCAGAAACAAAAATAGAGGCACTTCGAAGTCAGATGAATCCTCATTTTATTTTCAATGCAATTAACTCCATTCAATATTTCATTTTGAAAAATGATACCGAAAAAGCGATGGACTTTTTGAGTAAATTTTCTCTGCTGATTCGTAAGACCCTCGATAACACTAAAAACAATCAAATCAGGTTGAGCTCCGAAATTGATTATTTAAGAAGCTACATGTCAGTAGAAAATGAGCGGATGGGCAACAGAATACAGTGGGAAGTGTCGCTTGACGAAAGTTTGGACCCTGAATTTATCGATATCCCGCCAATGTTGATTCAACCATTTATTGAAAATGCTTTTGTTCATGCATTTCCTCCGGCAATTGAGCAGCCCATTATTCGCGTGTCATTTGAAAAAGTGAGTATGGGAAATATCACATGTATCATTTGGGATAACGGAATAGGGATCGCTCCTAAATCTCAAAAGTCTCATAGAAGCCGGGGATTAGAGCTAGTTTCAGAAAGAATCGGCTTACTTCCCAAGGCGCTTCCCGAAGCAATTTCAATCGTCAGTAAAGAACAGTTTGGTACAGAAATTAGGGTGAAAATTCCGGTGAATACTCATGGACCGATGGAGAAAATAGGGTAA
- a CDS encoding LytR/AlgR family response regulator transcription factor, with the protein MLNVLIVDDEFHAQENTEIFIQKYFSGLLKVIGKCSDVKDALVAIHNQEPDLVLLDIQMPNQSGLDLLDIVEPRNFDVIFLTAHEEHVLQAIKKDAFDYLLKPLDAQEFQKTIFRYLSKQSSEKKKTKKSEVLNISAFSTIYGLEFIKHDEISYCEAQKNYTIIYKTNGEYITLTKTLGAIEELLPNEQFVRVHQSYLVNMKEIQRFIRSESKIVMRSGKEISVSIRRKTLLFNFE; encoded by the coding sequence ATGTTAAATGTATTAATAGTCGATGATGAATTTCATGCGCAAGAAAATACAGAAATATTTATTCAAAAATATTTTTCAGGGCTATTAAAGGTGATTGGAAAATGTAGCGATGTAAAGGATGCGTTAGTAGCTATTCACAATCAAGAACCCGACTTGGTGTTATTAGATATTCAAATGCCAAATCAGAGTGGCTTAGATTTGTTGGATATTGTGGAGCCAAGAAACTTTGATGTGATTTTTTTGACAGCACATGAAGAACATGTACTTCAAGCTATCAAAAAAGATGCTTTCGATTATTTACTCAAACCTTTGGACGCTCAAGAATTTCAAAAAACCATCTTTCGATACCTTTCCAAGCAATCCTCTGAAAAGAAAAAAACTAAAAAATCAGAAGTTCTTAATATCAGTGCTTTTAGTACCATTTATGGACTGGAATTTATCAAGCATGATGAGATTAGCTACTGCGAAGCTCAAAAAAACTACACAATCATTTACAAGACTAACGGAGAGTACATCACCCTAACGAAAACTCTAGGAGCTATTGAAGAACTGCTTCCGAATGAACAATTTGTCAGGGTTCACCAATCCTATTTGGTCAATATGAAGGAAATCCAACGATTTATTCGCTCCGAAAGTAAGATTGTGATGCGTTCAGGTAAAGAGATTAGTGTATCTATCCGTAGAAAAACCCTACTATTTAACTTTGAATAA
- a CDS encoding DUF4221 family protein produces the protein MKKIICILLSGYLFACQSSEKDTIDSFASFELTIDTVMVDSKDEILMAAVNSFSHSYTLDSKTLINWSFDASELEMVDLEKFELVKKVRIEKEGPDGVGPNAYQFQLLSNDRYAFIGWDDKIVITDSDGKVVDRLSLDKPWMLEQKGEKESLSFLGFSEDGNTIFCKFLNFETLNPDVLALDLVNESSRIIPMPVFQLMDKYKVKWTSDDGRSMSMWHPSHDMLPWKSELLFFTNALNSIYKYSMATDSLSLWTYENQLTASSKTGTYKNETSSMEEMRAETAKIYQEVTFTLPLWDEQKQVFYRISYLDLPKVGEDPVKKRVFLSVLSPNFELLGEKELTMLSFDKTPSPKFVKDGKLYLYLNLEDELAYIRVSIND, from the coding sequence ATGAAAAAAATAATTTGTATTCTGCTTAGTGGCTACCTATTTGCTTGTCAATCATCTGAAAAAGATACTATAGATAGCTTTGCATCTTTTGAACTCACGATAGACACCGTCATGGTGGATTCCAAAGATGAAATTCTGATGGCAGCCGTCAATTCATTTTCTCATAGCTACACATTGGATTCCAAGACCTTAATCAATTGGTCTTTTGATGCATCTGAATTGGAAATGGTGGATTTGGAGAAGTTTGAACTCGTAAAAAAAGTTCGTATTGAAAAAGAAGGACCTGATGGGGTGGGACCAAATGCGTATCAGTTTCAGCTTTTGTCCAATGACCGGTATGCATTTATCGGTTGGGATGATAAAATTGTGATCACAGATTCGGATGGAAAAGTCGTTGATAGGTTAAGCTTGGATAAGCCTTGGATGTTGGAACAAAAAGGGGAAAAAGAATCGCTATCATTTTTAGGTTTTTCCGAGGATGGAAATACCATTTTTTGCAAGTTTTTAAACTTTGAAACATTAAACCCAGACGTGCTTGCGTTGGATTTGGTCAATGAAAGCAGCCGCATCATCCCAATGCCAGTCTTTCAATTGATGGATAAATATAAAGTGAAGTGGACTTCTGATGATGGCCGAAGTATGTCTATGTGGCATCCCTCTCATGACATGCTTCCTTGGAAAAGCGAGCTATTATTTTTTACTAACGCCTTGAATAGCATCTACAAGTACTCAATGGCAACTGACTCGTTAAGTTTATGGACTTATGAAAACCAGCTAACAGCCAGCAGCAAAACTGGAACTTACAAAAATGAAACCTCAAGCATGGAAGAAATGAGGGCTGAAACAGCTAAAATCTACCAAGAGGTGACCTTTACACTGCCCTTATGGGACGAACAAAAGCAGGTATTCTATAGAATTAGCTACCTAGACCTACCAAAAGTAGGGGAAGATCCAGTGAAAAAGCGGGTCTTTTTAAGTGTTTTGAGTCCCAACTTCGAATTACTAGGGGAAAAGGAATTGACCATGCTGTCTTTTGATAAGACCCCATCACCCAAGTTTGTAAAAGATGGAAAGCTATATTTATATCTAAACCTAGAAGATGAATTGGCTTATATACGGGTATCTATTAATGATTAA
- a CDS encoding DUF4221 family protein: MKISFKTFSSLLVIAILAFACNKSDQQSGYGYAELTFSMDTVMIDAGEDVIYLNDNLFMSDATADGKLLYNFNRRENIMETIDLDNLQLIGKTTFEKEGPNSIGTFLSGFSASENNNLLMWSYGLTAEFSSDAIKLKDFPVLQSIGIPKDDSSVYPSRLLKVSGTEDRVVALFIEWSTRRYFLVDVEGEEAEVIELPAFEKLKEASTDILYDGQWAGSFGSGVSSSVHGDKLLISNSVFNELYTYDPATRTLAEKSWDGPLVGKQRTYMGPKSVEGESPQQYEEMKKVEEDFTFTSFLWDAQHERYYRFSYQKTFGEEKEEWGFYKATGIKLYLSVFDKNLDLLGESQVPISMDRFSKVFVKDGKIWIYQNMDDELGFVRLKLGL; this comes from the coding sequence ATGAAAATTTCTTTCAAAACCTTTTCCTCACTTTTAGTGATAGCTATCCTAGCTTTTGCCTGTAATAAAAGTGATCAACAAAGTGGGTATGGGTATGCTGAATTGACATTTAGCATGGATACGGTCATGATCGATGCTGGGGAAGATGTGATTTATTTGAATGATAATCTGTTCATGTCAGATGCCACAGCTGATGGAAAGCTTTTGTACAATTTCAACCGGCGGGAAAATATCATGGAAACCATTGATTTGGATAATCTTCAACTTATTGGTAAAACCACCTTTGAAAAGGAGGGTCCCAATAGTATCGGTACTTTTTTAAGTGGTTTTTCTGCTTCAGAAAATAATAATTTATTGATGTGGAGCTATGGACTGACAGCAGAGTTTTCGAGTGATGCCATCAAGTTGAAAGATTTTCCTGTACTTCAGTCCATAGGTATTCCCAAAGATGATAGTTCTGTGTATCCATCTAGGTTGCTTAAAGTAAGCGGTACAGAGGATAGAGTGGTTGCTTTGTTTATAGAATGGAGTACTCGACGGTACTTTTTGGTGGATGTAGAAGGAGAAGAAGCAGAGGTAATCGAGTTACCAGCTTTCGAAAAATTGAAAGAGGCTTCTACAGATATTCTCTATGATGGACAATGGGCAGGAAGTTTTGGGTCCGGGGTGAGTTCTTCAGTGCATGGTGATAAATTGCTCATTAGCAATTCAGTTTTTAATGAATTGTATACCTACGATCCAGCTACTCGTACGCTAGCCGAAAAATCATGGGATGGACCTTTGGTGGGCAAGCAGCGTACCTACATGGGTCCCAAAAGCGTAGAGGGTGAAAGCCCGCAACAATATGAAGAGATGAAAAAAGTAGAAGAGGATTTTACGTTTACAAGTTTCCTTTGGGACGCGCAACACGAACGATATTATCGTTTTTCATACCAAAAGACCTTTGGAGAAGAAAAGGAAGAATGGGGATTTTATAAAGCCACGGGGATAAAGCTTTACCTGAGTGTTTTTGATAAGAATTTAGACCTATTAGGAGAATCGCAAGTGCCAATTTCCATGGATAGGTTCAGTAAGGTATTTGTCAAGGATGGTAAAATCTGGATTTACCAAAATATGGATGATGAGCTGGGGTTTGTGAGGTTGAAGCTGGGGTTATAA
- a CDS encoding dipeptide epimerase, giving the protein MKLEFFVRDLPLKHTFTIAHQSRDVQDTIIVKISDGDCYGLGETTTNPFYGMTSANICERLESARQLVEQGNWSSPEHLWELGKDIFKDNPFAQCALDLAAWDIFTKKEGKKLYEYLGLNPGNIPLTNFTIGIDTLDKMVSKMKEVDWPLYKIKLGTDQDLEIIRELRKHTNSTFRIDANCAWTADQAIRYSKELAALGVEFMEQPLGKDDLEGMAEVFKYSKLPVMADESCIVEADVKKCHGLFHGINVKLVKAGGITPGLRMIHEAKSLGMKTMVGCMTESSVGITAIAHIAPLLDYVDMDGAMLLAQDIAQGVQITPTSITFPDGPGIGAELLV; this is encoded by the coding sequence ATGAAACTCGAATTCTTTGTACGCGACCTTCCCTTGAAACATACCTTTACCATTGCCCATCAAAGCAGGGATGTGCAAGACACCATCATTGTCAAAATTAGCGATGGTGATTGTTATGGGCTGGGAGAAACGACCACCAATCCTTTTTACGGGATGACCTCAGCCAATATATGTGAGCGATTAGAATCGGCACGTCAGTTAGTAGAACAGGGAAATTGGAGCAGCCCGGAGCATCTGTGGGAATTGGGGAAAGACATTTTCAAAGATAATCCATTTGCACAATGTGCTTTGGACTTAGCTGCTTGGGATATTTTTACCAAGAAAGAAGGAAAAAAACTGTACGAGTACTTGGGATTAAATCCCGGGAATATCCCCTTGACAAATTTTACCATCGGGATAGATACCCTAGACAAGATGGTTTCCAAAATGAAGGAGGTGGATTGGCCTTTGTATAAAATCAAGTTGGGAACCGATCAAGATTTGGAAATTATCCGTGAGTTGCGCAAGCATACAAATTCAACATTCCGTATCGACGCCAATTGTGCTTGGACGGCTGATCAGGCTATTCGCTATTCGAAGGAATTGGCTGCGTTGGGTGTGGAATTTATGGAGCAACCCCTTGGGAAGGATGACTTAGAAGGTATGGCTGAGGTATTCAAATACTCAAAGTTACCTGTCATGGCTGATGAAAGTTGCATCGTAGAGGCGGATGTGAAAAAATGCCATGGCCTGTTTCACGGGATCAACGTCAAACTGGTGAAAGCGGGAGGAATTACCCCGGGGTTACGTATGATCCATGAGGCAAAAAGTTTGGGAATGAAGACGATGGTCGGCTGCATGACAGAATCTTCGGTAGGGATAACTGCTATTGCTCACATAGCTCCACTATTGGATTATGTAGATATGGATGGGGCCATGTTGCTAGCGCAGGACATCGCCCAAGGAGTTCAGATCACCCCTACTTCCATCACCTTCCCTGATGGGCCTGGGATAGGTGCGGAGTTATTGGTTTGA
- a CDS encoding M14 family metallopeptidase, with amino-acid sequence MKVSTLVQNIMAAMKINVQSFFLFLVACLTLLACNPKSSQPVIDASIYEQAFEQYKEPSVDYRRFKYADVIHLVTGRSDSFEVEEVGKSILGKSIYQMSMGNGPTKVLLWSQMHGNEATATMALFDLFNFLEGSDDGFDDLRSKLKSQLTLRFIPMLNPDGMDLWIRRNAYDIDLNRDALALTSPEAVILKHARDSFEPMFGFNLHDQQTYYTVGETGKPATISVLAPAYNYATEVNDVRKRAMQVIVGMNSLMEQIEPGHVGKYDDAFEPRAFGDNIQKWGTSTILIESGGYPNDPEKQIIRKYNFMIMLHALEQIADKTYEAYSLDDYYAIPDNTLRLMDLVIRNLPLTLDEQSYTVDLGIRRREADAHGDYYVNAVVDDLGDLSIFYGYDELDATGMHVVEGKTFETPFKELSEISKEKAFELLKEGYLAVRVQNALDRELHQLPIQVLKNGSLSNAFKTGANSNFYLEQSGKLRYAIVNGYLIDLETSVDGLYKMRVL; translated from the coding sequence ATGAAAGTTTCTACCTTGGTACAAAATATTATGGCTGCTATGAAAATCAATGTTCAATCCTTCTTCCTTTTCCTTGTTGCATGCTTGACTTTACTTGCCTGTAACCCTAAATCGTCTCAACCAGTAATAGACGCTTCCATATACGAACAGGCCTTTGAGCAATACAAAGAACCAAGCGTGGACTATCGACGATTCAAATATGCGGATGTCATTCACTTAGTCACTGGAAGAAGCGATTCATTTGAAGTGGAGGAGGTAGGTAAGTCTATTTTAGGCAAGTCTATTTACCAAATGAGCATGGGTAATGGACCAACCAAAGTTCTCCTATGGTCTCAGATGCATGGAAATGAAGCGACGGCAACCATGGCCCTATTTGATTTATTCAATTTTTTAGAGGGTTCTGATGATGGTTTTGATGACTTAAGGTCCAAACTCAAGTCCCAACTGACCCTACGCTTTATCCCTATGCTCAATCCTGATGGGATGGATCTATGGATCCGAAGAAATGCCTACGATATTGATCTGAATAGAGATGCTCTAGCGCTGACTTCTCCGGAAGCGGTAATTTTGAAACACGCGCGTGATAGCTTCGAACCGATGTTTGGCTTCAACCTGCATGATCAGCAGACCTATTACACAGTTGGAGAGACGGGCAAACCTGCTACAATTTCAGTATTAGCTCCTGCTTACAATTATGCCACGGAAGTAAATGATGTTCGCAAAAGAGCCATGCAGGTCATTGTGGGGATGAATTCCTTAATGGAGCAAATTGAGCCGGGACATGTGGGTAAATATGATGATGCATTTGAACCACGAGCTTTTGGGGATAATATCCAAAAATGGGGTACGAGTACAATTCTAATCGAATCCGGTGGCTATCCCAACGATCCCGAAAAACAAATAATCCGCAAATACAATTTTATGATTATGCTGCATGCGCTGGAGCAAATTGCAGACAAAACCTATGAAGCGTACTCCTTGGATGACTATTATGCCATACCTGATAATACACTTCGCCTCATGGATTTGGTGATTCGAAATCTACCCTTAACCTTAGATGAGCAATCGTACACAGTGGATTTGGGTATTCGCAGAAGAGAAGCCGATGCACATGGGGATTATTATGTCAACGCTGTTGTCGATGATTTAGGAGACCTGTCCATATTTTATGGATACGATGAATTGGATGCTACAGGTATGCATGTTGTGGAAGGGAAAACTTTTGAGACCCCTTTCAAAGAACTTTCGGAAATTTCCAAAGAGAAGGCATTTGAACTTTTAAAAGAAGGTTATCTAGCGGTACGTGTACAAAATGCACTGGATAGGGAGTTGCACCAATTACCGATACAAGTGTTGAAAAATGGAAGTCTTAGCAATGCGTTTAAAACCGGGGCTAATTCCAATTTTTACCTGGAGCAATCCGGAAAGCTTCGATATGCAATTGTCAATGGATACTTGATTGATCTAGAAACTTCTGTTGATGGTTTGTACAAAATGAGAGTGCTTTAA
- a CDS encoding TonB-dependent receptor: protein MKKLVFSLWLAMLCSLVSAQTASLKLQIIDEHDETPIPGVIVKITGTNSGGVTDADGMVSFENLTMGTYQLQLSLIGYERKRVTLTLPTETAMTIIHMHEEHGDMDEVVVQSTRSSRTIADIPTRIELIAGEELEEKANMKPGDIRLLLSESTGIMVQVTSPTSANAAIRIQGLDGRYTQLLKDGFPLYSGAASGLSLLQIPPLDLQQVEVLKGSASTLYGGGAIAGLVNLISKRPTEEGETSFLLNGTNAGGFDISGFHGKRNGKWGSTIFAAYNANSPFDPADIGLSAIPKFQRYTFNPRLFYYPSNQTSVEFGINMNQEDRKGGNMALLRNQDAPANAFFEENRSFRINSQFQLNHELDENKRLQVKNAVNFFDRSLTTNNYLFQGQQWSSFSEVNYQVDKTKSDWVMGANVYTEQFIDQDQVLDRSYHLQTYGLFAQNTWTIQPQWILESGLRTDYVPDYGWAVLPRVAMLWKANANFSSRFGGGLGYKAPTIFTEETERLQYQNVLPIQPASNVLERSYGLNWDVNYKTGLLDDALFVSINHLFFYTYLDRPLFLETVGGSVNTFQLQNIDGYVDTRGMETNVKWEWRDFKWLMGYSYTDARIIRQGTSNTYPLTPKHRLNSVLFYEVHDEIRVGWESYYFSPQQLSDGSVGQSYWIMGFMAEKMWERFSVYINFENFLDARQTRFDSIFTGSINNPMFREIYAPLDGFVINGGIKIRL from the coding sequence ATGAAAAAACTAGTATTCAGCTTGTGGCTTGCCATGCTTTGCTCTCTTGTATCGGCACAAACAGCAAGCCTTAAGCTTCAAATAATTGATGAACACGACGAAACTCCCATTCCAGGAGTCATTGTCAAAATTACAGGAACCAACAGCGGAGGGGTGACAGATGCCGATGGGATGGTTTCTTTCGAAAACTTAACCATGGGTACCTATCAACTTCAACTATCATTGATAGGCTATGAACGAAAACGGGTAACGTTGACATTGCCGACCGAGACAGCAATGACCATTATCCACATGCATGAAGAACATGGGGATATGGATGAGGTAGTGGTGCAATCTACCCGCTCCTCTCGAACAATCGCTGATATTCCAACGAGAATCGAACTGATAGCCGGGGAAGAATTGGAGGAAAAAGCCAACATGAAGCCTGGTGATATCCGCTTACTCTTGAGTGAAAGCACAGGCATTATGGTTCAAGTGACTTCCCCTACTTCTGCCAATGCCGCTATCCGAATCCAAGGGTTAGATGGTCGCTACACTCAATTACTAAAAGATGGCTTTCCCTTGTACTCTGGAGCAGCTTCTGGACTTTCCTTGCTCCAAATACCCCCGCTGGATTTGCAGCAGGTGGAAGTATTGAAGGGTTCTGCTTCCACCCTCTATGGAGGAGGAGCCATCGCTGGTTTGGTCAATTTAATCTCCAAACGGCCTACGGAGGAAGGAGAAACTTCCTTCTTACTAAATGGCACCAATGCAGGAGGATTTGATATTTCGGGATTTCATGGAAAGCGAAATGGCAAATGGGGCAGCACCATCTTCGCTGCGTACAATGCCAATAGTCCTTTTGACCCAGCGGATATTGGGCTTTCAGCTATCCCAAAGTTTCAACGCTACACCTTTAATCCTCGCCTATTTTACTACCCAAGCAATCAAACAAGCGTTGAATTTGGAATCAACATGAACCAGGAGGATAGAAAAGGTGGCAACATGGCCCTTTTGCGTAATCAAGATGCTCCTGCGAATGCATTCTTTGAGGAGAATAGGAGCTTTCGGATTAATTCCCAATTTCAATTGAATCATGAACTAGATGAAAATAAACGCTTGCAAGTAAAAAATGCCGTGAATTTCTTTGATAGAAGCCTGACCACCAACAATTATCTCTTTCAGGGACAACAATGGTCAAGCTTTAGTGAAGTAAATTACCAAGTTGATAAAACCAAAAGTGATTGGGTGATGGGTGCCAACGTGTACACCGAACAATTTATCGATCAGGACCAAGTGCTGGATAGAAGCTATCATTTACAAACCTATGGGCTTTTCGCACAAAACACTTGGACCATACAGCCACAGTGGATTTTGGAAAGTGGGTTACGTACGGATTATGTACCGGATTATGGTTGGGCCGTATTGCCTAGAGTAGCCATGCTATGGAAAGCCAATGCTAATTTCAGTAGTCGATTTGGTGGGGGCTTGGGGTACAAAGCACCAACTATTTTCACGGAGGAAACCGAACGGTTGCAGTACCAAAACGTCCTTCCAATTCAACCTGCTAGCAATGTCCTGGAACGCTCCTATGGACTTAATTGGGATGTAAATTACAAAACGGGACTATTGGATGATGCGCTTTTTGTAAGCATCAACCATCTGTTTTTCTACACCTATTTGGACCGTCCTTTATTTTTGGAAACAGTAGGGGGGAGTGTCAATACATTTCAGTTACAAAATATTGACGGATATGTGGACACCAGAGGAATGGAGACCAATGTGAAATGGGAATGGAGAGATTTCAAATGGTTGATGGGTTATTCGTATACAGATGCACGGATCATCCGCCAAGGAACAAGCAATACATACCCATTGACCCCCAAGCATAGACTCAACTCCGTTCTATTTTATGAAGTCCACGATGAAATACGCGTGGGTTGGGAGTCTTATTACTTTAGCCCACAACAGCTTTCCGATGGTTCGGTAGGACAGTCCTATTGGATTATGGGATTCATGGCAGAAAAAATGTGGGAACGCTTTTCAGTGTATATCAACTTTGAAAACTTCCTCGATGCGAGACAAACACGATTTGACAGCATCTTTACTGGCAGTATCAATAACCCTATGTTTAGGGAAATTTATGCTCCTTTGGATGGATTTGTAATCAATGGAGGGATAAAAATCAGACTGTAA